In Syntrophomonadaceae bacterium, the DNA window GATGGTTTCATCCTGGTTAGTTGTAGTTACTTGAATGACTACAGGAATTCTTTTGGCAGTCTGGTCAACAACAATCTCCGTTACCAGTTTTCTTTCATCATTATTTAAAACCATGCCTTCGCCCATGGTGCCATTGACGAAGAAACCATGGACACCCTTCTCAATCATGAAGTCTACATGCTGTCTGAGGGATTCTTGATCGATGTCTTTGCCATTGTTCAAAAACGGAACCATTACAGCTGGGATTACACCATGCAGCATTACAAACATCCTCTCCTGGTTGAGTTATTATATTGACTTGACAGGCCTGCTTAGCAGGCCAGCCAGCCGCCGTCAACATAGATTACTTGTCCTGTCACATAATCGGAAGCCTCGGATGCCAGGTAAACCGCTGCGCCGGCCAGGTCAGACGGTGACCCGGTTTTCCCCTGGGGGATCCGCCGCAGAGCGTTTTGCTCCCAGCCTTCCCTTTGGAACAGCTCTTCGGTCATGGCGGTACGGAAGTACCCGGGGCCGATAGCATTAACGTTGATCTTGGGGGCCCATTCTACAGCCATTCCCTTGGTCATCTGGACCAGCCCGCCCTTGCTGGAACAATAAGGGACAATCGTAGGAATGCCCATAATGGCACTCAGTGAAGCAACATTGATAATTCTGCCTTTGCCTTTTTGCAGCATGACCTTGGCAGCTGCCTGGGAGGCAAAAAATACGCCTTTTAGATTTACTCCCAAAACCCGGTCCCAATCAGCCTCGGTCATCTCTACCGTTGGCTTGCGCACATTTATTCCGGCTCCATTAACAAGGATATCCAGGGTCCCGTATTTTTCCGCCACCCAGTCGACCATGTTCCTGATCTCAGTTACATTCAGCATATCTAATTGGTAACTGGCACTGTCAGTGCCAAGGTCTTTTAGCTCTTTCGCTGTTTCGGCCAATTCATCGGCCGATCTGGCAGCTACTACCACATCTGCTCCCGCCCCTGCCAAACCAAGAGCAATACCCTTACCCAAGCCCCGGCCGCCACCGGTAACCAGGGCCACTTTGCCTTTTAATGAAAATTTTTCCAGCACCTCATTTGCCTCCGTTTACTCCCGTTACATGGCCCGCAGGCAGATATCAATCAGGTCCTGCAAGGTCGGCGTGCGCGGGTTAATTGGGATATTAACATTTTTCATTGCCTCGGCACAAACAGCCGGCAGCTGCTCTTCCTCCACCCCAAATTCGAGCATTCCGGCCGGCAGCCCGATGTCAAGGGATAGGCGCCTGATCGCAGCCACAGCTTGCAGAGCTGCCTGATAGGCTGTCAACCCCTCCGTGTTTTCCCCCAAAACCTCGGCGATATGTGCATATTTCTCCAGATTTCCAATCAGGTTAAATTCCATTACATATGGGAGCAAAATAGCATTTATTGTTCCATGTGGCACATCGAAATAACCGCCGAGGGGGGAGGTGATGGCATGGACAACACCCAGCCTGGTATTGGCAAAGGCCATCCCTGCCAACAGGTTCCCCAAGAGCATCTGGTAGCGGGCTTCCAGGTTATCGCCTTTGGCTACGGCCGGCCGCAAGCTTTGGCCAATTAACCGGATCGATTCCAGGGCTAGCTGCTCAGAAACCGGATCGGTAACGGTATTGGTATAGGATTCAATGGCGTGGGTCAGGGCATCCATCCCTGTTGCCGCCGTAACCGCAGGGGGCATGGAAACAGTCAAGAGGGGGTCGCAAACTGCAACAGCCGGAGCCAGTTTGGGATGGCCGATACCCATCTTGACCTTGCGCTCGGTGTCTTTGATCACGGTAACCCAGGTTATTTCGCTGGCAGTACCGGCAGTAGTCGGCACCGCAATAACCGGCAGAGACTGGTTGGGAGGTTCCTTACCCCAAAAGTTTTTTATTTCCCCAGGGTTTGCCATCATTAAGCCAATGGCTTTAGCTGTATCCAGTGCACTGCCTCCTCCTAAACCAACCAGCACATTTGCCCCGTGGTCATTGGCCAGATCTACCCCTTTTTCTACCTCCCGGGTAGTTGGATTAGGCACCACATCGGCAAACACGGCCACCTCAATCCCCGCTTTTTGCAAGCTGTCTTTCACTTCATCCGCCATGCCGGCCCTCATAACCCCCGGATCGGTAACCAAAAGCACCCTGGTTCCGCTCAATTCTTTTACACGATCACCGATCTTCTTAGCCTCTCCGATGCCGAAAAAGATTTTTGTCTTAAGCTGCCACTGGAAGGTCCTTGTGTTCACTTAAGCTTCACCCTCTTTCATCTATCTATTGTGAACATTATCTAAATCTTCGAGGGTAACGTCAAAGACCAGATCATTAGGAGGGAGTTTTTCTTCCAGCATATAGCCGGGGATCCGGTCGTGGACTTTGGTGAACCCTGCCTGACGGTTGAATTCCAGTTCATTCTTTAATACAGAAACCCCAAGTTGATACATGTAGTCATCCGGCTGCGGCTGACCTGTAAGTGCTGTCGCCATCCTGGCCACCGCACTCAAGTTTTCATTGATGACTGCTCCGGTAAAAACACAAAAACCCAAACTGTCATAGGCGGCGATCATGGCTTGGCTGCGAGACGAGATAGCGGCCCTTCCTTCTGGAATGTGATGGTCTTTGCCCCTGATGGTGTTGGCGGCAGTATGGTCAGCACCCATAGGTGAAGTAGCATAAGTCACTCCGTTTCCTTTAACTGCCCGCGGGTCATAGGCGGGCATGCCCTGCCCCTTCACTACCGGAACCCTCTCCACGCCAAAAACCCGGCCGGTTATTAATGCACCTTCGGCAATCACCCGGCCCAATGCAGTACCTTGCCGTACTTCTTCCAGCATTTTTTCGGCCGCAGGGCCATCTCCGAAGGGAATTATTCCCGCCTCCATGGCTACCCCGATTGCCACGCCAATTTCAATGGTATCCACGCCCAGATCATTACAGACGTAGTTCATTCTGGCAATTGTGTCCAGGTCGCCGATCCCCAGGTTAGAGCCCAACAATCCCAAGGTCTCGAACTCCAGCGGGGAAACCAATGCCTTGCCGTTTTGATCGGGATAGATATTGGAGCACTTGATGATACACCCGGTCATACAGGCATGGCTGGGATCCCCTTCCCCGCCCCTGGCGAGAATGGTTTCGCGCAGCTTGTCTCCATTTATTTGCATGGCCTGTTCAAACCTGCCTGTGCGGAAATTGCGGGTGGGGAGCCCGCCAACTTCGTTAACATAATTCAGGACGCCGGCGGTGCCAAATTTCGCAAAGGCTTCCATGCTTGGGTGGCCGGTCATTTTCTGATACAGCATCTGACAAATGCTCTTAAATTCCTGTTGGTCATGAAAATTGATTTCGGAAGCACCGCTGTCATCAATAACAATTGCCTTGACACCTTTACTGCCCATTACCGCACCCAGTCCGCCCCGGCCACAGAAGCGGCTGGGAACCCCTTCTCGATCGGTATTGGTGATGCCGGCTGACGAAGCTAGTCTCTCCCCAAGGGGGCCGTTAGAGATAATGGCAACCTTATTCCCATATTCATCCAGAAGGCTGGCAGCCAATTGGTAGTTGCCCATTTCCCTGTATTTTTCTCCCGGAATAAGAGCTGCTCCGCTTCGATCAATTTTTAAAATAAACAACTCCTGGCTTTGGGGTTTGCCTTCAATAATGATGGCCCTATATCCAAGTCGAGCCAGCTTCCGGGCTGTCTCTCCGCCGCCGTTCGCCTCTTTAATTCCTCCTGTCAGAGGGCTTTTAGCCCCGATGGAAATTCGCCCTCCGCTTGGGGCCATGGTTCCGGCAAATAAACCGGCAGCGATCACCAGCTTGTTATGAGCGCTGAGGGGATGGCAGGTTGGCGGAACTTCATCGGCAACAATTCTGGAAGTCAGGCTGCGACCGCCTAAAACCATGTATTCGTCCCCAGGAGGTGCAGCGGCAATAACGCCCGTACCTACATTTACCCGCAAAATCAAACCCATTTCCTAACCCTCCTTTAAGATTCTTTAAGGCCTCTTTTTTTTATTAATTAGCCAGGCCTAAAACCACCAGCTCAGCGGGACCAGCACCAATGACGGAAACATAACCAGCAACAGCAGCACCCCGATCAATACCAACAAAAAGGGTGTCAGCTTGCTGATCAACTGCCCGAAGGTCACTCCGCCCACTGCGCAGCCAACGTAAAGCACTGTACCAACCGGCGGAGTAATCAGACCGATCACCAAATTCAGCACCATGATTAACCCGAAGTAAATCGCATCAATCTGGGCAGATTTTACTACTGAGGCCAGGATGGGAGCAAAAATCAGGATTGCGGGAGTAATATCCATCACCATCCCCAGCATCAGCAGGAAAGCGTTGATTGTCAGCATTAAAGCCATTCTATTCTCGGCCAGACCAGAAAGCATGGCTACAATCTCCCGCGGAATGCCGGCAATTGTGATCACCCAGGCCACGCTGAGTGCGGCTGCCGCTACCAGCAAGACCTGACCGGTGATTTTTGAAGCCTCTAAAAGCACCTTGGGGATTTCTTTAATAGCTAATTCCCGATATGCCACGGAAACAATTAAAGCATAGACTGTAGCAATGGCGCCTGCCTCGGTGGGGGTGAATACGCCAAAACGAATGCCGCCGATAATGATTACCGGCATGAAGAGAGCGCCGATAGAACCTTTAAATGTATGCCAGAACTCCTGGCTGGTAGCCTTTTTCCCGGCAGCATAGTTGTGTTTCTTGGCAATAAAGTACCAGCAGGTCATCAAAGCTATTGCCATAATGAGACCTGGCACAATCCCGGCCATGAACAGCCGGCCGATAGATACTTCAGCGGCAACACCATACAGGATCATGGGAATACTGGGCGGAATAATCGGCGCAATGGTGGCGGCAGCAACAATCAGTGCGGTAGCAATGGCCCGGTCATAGCCGGCAGCAACCATCATGGGAATCAATAGAGCACCCAGGGCAGCGGCATCCGCCACGGCTGAACCAGAAAGGCCCGCAAAAATAACGCTGCTGAGAATCGCCACATAGCCCAGGCCCCCGCGGACATGGCCAACGAGAGCATTAACAAAGGCCACCAACCGTTTAGAAATACCGCCATGGGCCATAATATTCCCAGCCAGGATAAAGAAGGGGATAGCTAAAAGGGTAAAGGTATTGGCGCCAAAGATAATAGCTTGAGATATAAAACGGGTGTCAAAG includes these proteins:
- a CDS encoding glucose 1-dehydrogenase, which gives rise to MLEKFSLKGKVALVTGGGRGLGKGIALGLAGAGADVVVAARSADELAETAKELKDLGTDSASYQLDMLNVTEIRNMVDWVAEKYGTLDILVNGAGINVRKPTVEMTEADWDRVLGVNLKGVFFASQAAAKVMLQKGKGRIINVASLSAIMGIPTIVPYCSSKGGLVQMTKGMAVEWAPKINVNAIGPGYFRTAMTEELFQREGWEQNALRRIPQGKTGSPSDLAGAAVYLASEASDYVTGQVIYVDGGWLAC
- a CDS encoding iron-containing alcohol dehydrogenase, giving the protein MNTRTFQWQLKTKIFFGIGEAKKIGDRVKELSGTRVLLVTDPGVMRAGMADEVKDSLQKAGIEVAVFADVVPNPTTREVEKGVDLANDHGANVLVGLGGGSALDTAKAIGLMMANPGEIKNFWGKEPPNQSLPVIAVPTTAGTASEITWVTVIKDTERKVKMGIGHPKLAPAVAVCDPLLTVSMPPAVTAATGMDALTHAIESYTNTVTDPVSEQLALESIRLIGQSLRPAVAKGDNLEARYQMLLGNLLAGMAFANTRLGVVHAITSPLGGYFDVPHGTINAILLPYVMEFNLIGNLEKYAHIAEVLGENTEGLTAYQAALQAVAAIRRLSLDIGLPAGMLEFGVEEEQLPAVCAEAMKNVNIPINPRTPTLQDLIDICLRAM
- a CDS encoding aldehyde ferredoxin oxidoreductase; protein product: MGLILRVNVGTGVIAAAPPGDEYMVLGGRSLTSRIVADEVPPTCHPLSAHNKLVIAAGLFAGTMAPSGGRISIGAKSPLTGGIKEANGGGETARKLARLGYRAIIIEGKPQSQELFILKIDRSGAALIPGEKYREMGNYQLAASLLDEYGNKVAIISNGPLGERLASSAGITNTDREGVPSRFCGRGGLGAVMGSKGVKAIVIDDSGASEINFHDQQEFKSICQMLYQKMTGHPSMEAFAKFGTAGVLNYVNEVGGLPTRNFRTGRFEQAMQINGDKLRETILARGGEGDPSHACMTGCIIKCSNIYPDQNGKALVSPLEFETLGLLGSNLGIGDLDTIARMNYVCNDLGVDTIEIGVAIGVAMEAGIIPFGDGPAAEKMLEEVRQGTALGRVIAEGALITGRVFGVERVPVVKGQGMPAYDPRAVKGNGVTYATSPMGADHTAANTIRGKDHHIPEGRAAISSRSQAMIAAYDSLGFCVFTGAVINENLSAVARMATALTGQPQPDDYMYQLGVSVLKNELEFNRQAGFTKVHDRIPGYMLEEKLPPNDLVFDVTLEDLDNVHNR
- a CDS encoding TRAP transporter large permease; this encodes MVLLFLGSLFGLLFIGVPIGFSLLLVAAILLVAMGNFDTRFISQAIIFGANTFTLLAIPFFILAGNIMAHGGISKRLVAFVNALVGHVRGGLGYVAILSSVIFAGLSGSAVADAAALGALLIPMMVAAGYDRAIATALIVAAATIAPIIPPSIPMILYGVAAEVSIGRLFMAGIVPGLIMAIALMTCWYFIAKKHNYAAGKKATSQEFWHTFKGSIGALFMPVIIIGGIRFGVFTPTEAGAIATVYALIVSVAYRELAIKEIPKVLLEASKITGQVLLVAAAALSVAWVITIAGIPREIVAMLSGLAENRMALMLTINAFLLMLGMVMDITPAILIFAPILASVVKSAQIDAIYFGLIMVLNLVIGLITPPVGTVLYVGCAVGGVTFGQLISKLTPFLLVLIGVLLLLVMFPSLVLVPLSWWF